One Streptomyces sp. NBC_01217 genomic region harbors:
- a CDS encoding VOC family protein: protein MNRPELQCLVLDCSDPVGLARFYHRLLGGEVNRPDPRWALGDDWATLHTEAGLVLAFQRVADHRPPRWPDPAHPQQFHLDFGVPDLDEAQERAVAAGATVLDDGAGSGRSWRIYADPAGHPFCLVRHGNGAA, encoded by the coding sequence ATGAACAGACCTGAACTGCAGTGCCTCGTGCTCGACTGCTCCGATCCCGTAGGTCTCGCCCGGTTCTACCACCGCCTGCTCGGCGGAGAGGTCAACCGGCCGGACCCGCGGTGGGCGCTCGGCGACGACTGGGCGACGCTCCACACGGAGGCCGGGCTGGTCCTCGCCTTCCAGCGGGTGGCGGACCACCGGCCGCCGCGCTGGCCGGATCCGGCGCATCCCCAGCAGTTCCACCTGGACTTCGGCGTCCCGGATCTGGACGAGGCGCAGGAGCGGGCCGTGGCGGCGGGAGCGACGGTCCTGGACGACGGAGCGGGCTCGGGGCGCTCATGGCGGATCTACGCGGACCCGGCGGGGCATCCGTTCTGCCTGGTCAGGCACGGCAACGGCGCGGCGTGA
- a CDS encoding phytoene desaturase family protein: MPSMLDAVVVGAGPNGLTAAAELARRGFAVEVFEAAGTVGGGARTEELTLPGFRHDPCSAVHPLGIGSPAFAGMPLAAHGLEWLQPELALAHPFPDGSAAVLNGSVGESAMSLGAQDAGAYRRLVAPYLGHWDTLAQDFLRTPWDGLPRDPYRWVRFGLDALQPATLLSRRFRGEKARGLFAGLAAHAIAPVNGVATGGIALLFALAAHEKGWPMPRGGSQSISDALASYIREQGGTIRTGTEVKRLDELPPARAYIFDTSPTALARIAGLGRAYSGYRYGASCFKIDYALSGPVPWTAKEARRAGTVHIGPTAGEIDSALSAAVAGRDPRVPFLITAQPSLVDPSRAPEGRHVFWAYGHVPAGWEGDATDVIERQLERFAPGFRDLVLARAVAGPPQLAARNANYVGGDIACGAFSGFQTVIRPKLARVPYATAHPAVFLCSSATPPGPGVHGMSGHHAAKAVWRRLRAS; encoded by the coding sequence GTGCCGTCGATGCTTGATGCTGTCGTCGTGGGGGCGGGGCCCAACGGACTGACCGCCGCGGCCGAACTGGCCCGCCGCGGTTTCGCCGTGGAGGTCTTCGAGGCGGCCGGGACCGTCGGAGGCGGTGCCCGTACCGAGGAGCTCACCCTCCCCGGCTTCCGTCACGACCCCTGTTCCGCCGTCCACCCGCTTGGCATCGGCTCGCCCGCGTTCGCCGGGATGCCGCTGGCCGCGCACGGCCTGGAGTGGCTCCAGCCCGAGCTGGCGCTCGCCCACCCCTTCCCGGACGGCTCGGCCGCCGTGCTCAACGGGTCCGTGGGGGAGAGCGCCATGTCGCTGGGCGCCCAGGACGCGGGGGCGTACCGCAGACTCGTCGCCCCGTACCTCGGTCACTGGGACACCCTCGCCCAGGACTTCCTGCGCACCCCGTGGGACGGACTGCCCCGTGACCCGTACCGCTGGGTGCGATTCGGGCTCGACGCGCTCCAGCCCGCGACGCTGCTCTCCCGCCGCTTCCGCGGTGAGAAGGCGCGCGGCCTGTTCGCCGGGCTCGCCGCCCACGCCATAGCCCCCGTCAACGGCGTGGCCACCGGAGGAATCGCCCTGCTCTTCGCCCTCGCCGCGCACGAGAAGGGCTGGCCGATGCCGCGCGGCGGATCGCAGTCCATCTCCGACGCCCTCGCCTCGTACATACGGGAACAGGGCGGCACGATCCGTACCGGCACGGAGGTCAAGCGCCTCGACGAACTCCCGCCCGCCCGCGCCTACATCTTCGACACCTCACCGACCGCCCTCGCCCGCATCGCCGGGCTGGGCCGTGCCTACAGCGGCTATCGGTACGGAGCGTCCTGCTTCAAGATCGATTACGCGCTGTCGGGCCCCGTCCCCTGGACCGCGAAGGAGGCCCGCCGGGCCGGCACGGTCCACATCGGACCCACGGCCGGCGAGATCGACTCCGCGCTGAGCGCCGCGGTCGCGGGCCGTGACCCGCGCGTGCCGTTCCTGATCACCGCACAGCCCAGCCTGGTCGATCCGTCCCGCGCGCCCGAGGGCCGGCATGTCTTCTGGGCGTACGGACATGTCCCGGCGGGCTGGGAGGGCGACGCCACCGACGTCATCGAACGGCAACTGGAGCGCTTCGCCCCCGGCTTCCGCGACCTGGTGCTCGCCCGGGCGGTCGCCGGGCCGCCCCAACTCGCGGCGCGCAACGCCAATTACGTCGGCGGCGACATCGCGTGCGGCGCCTTCTCCGGGTTCCAGACGGTGATAAGGCCCAAGCTCGCACGGGTGCCTTACGCGACGGCGCATCCGGCGGTGTTCCTGTGCTCCTCGGCCACTCCGCCCGGACCGGGCGTGCACGGCATGTCCGGACACCATGCGGCGAAGGCCGTCTGGCGCAGGCTGCGGGCGAGCTGA
- a CDS encoding LLM class flavin-dependent oxidoreductase: protein MQFGIFSVGDVTPDPTNSRTPSEHERIKAMVAIALKAEEVGLDVFATGEHHNPPFVPSSPTTMLGYIAARTERLILSTATTLITTNDPVKIAEDYAMLQHLADGRVDLMMGRGNTGPVYPWFGQDIRQGLDLAKENYALLRRLWREDVVDWEGRFRTPLQGFASTPRPLEGVPPFVWHGSIRSPEIAEQAAFYGDGFFHNNIFWPVEHTRRMVQLYRRRFDHHGHGRPEQAIVGLGGQAFMRKNSQDAVREFRPYFDNAPVYGHGPSLEEFTEQTPLTVGSPQQVIERTLSFRESVGDYQRQLFLMDHAGLPLKTVLEQIDILGEEVVPVLRKEFAIGRPADVPDAPTHESLRTVQEVSAA, encoded by the coding sequence ATGCAGTTCGGAATTTTCTCTGTGGGGGACGTGACCCCCGATCCGACCAACAGCCGTACCCCGTCGGAGCATGAACGCATCAAGGCGATGGTCGCCATCGCGCTGAAGGCGGAGGAGGTCGGCCTGGATGTCTTCGCGACCGGCGAGCACCACAATCCGCCGTTCGTGCCGTCGTCGCCGACCACGATGCTCGGCTACATCGCTGCCCGTACCGAGAGGTTGATCCTTTCCACTGCCACGACGCTGATCACCACCAATGACCCGGTGAAGATCGCCGAGGATTATGCGATGCTCCAGCACCTGGCCGACGGCCGGGTCGACCTGATGATGGGGCGCGGCAACACCGGCCCGGTGTATCCGTGGTTCGGCCAGGACATCCGGCAGGGCCTCGACCTCGCCAAGGAGAACTACGCGCTGCTGCGTCGGCTGTGGCGCGAGGACGTGGTGGACTGGGAGGGCAGGTTCCGCACGCCTTTGCAGGGATTCGCGTCCACGCCCCGGCCGCTGGAGGGCGTACCGCCGTTCGTTTGGCACGGCTCGATCCGCTCGCCCGAGATCGCAGAGCAGGCGGCCTTCTACGGCGACGGTTTTTTCCACAACAACATCTTCTGGCCCGTCGAGCACACGAGGCGGATGGTTCAGCTCTACCGGCGACGGTTCGATCACCACGGGCACGGCCGGCCCGAGCAGGCCATCGTCGGCCTCGGTGGACAGGCGTTCATGCGGAAGAACTCCCAGGACGCCGTACGAGAGTTCCGCCCCTACTTCGACAACGCGCCCGTCTACGGGCACGGGCCCTCGCTGGAGGAGTTCACCGAGCAGACTCCGCTGACGGTGGGCTCCCCCCAGCAGGTCATCGAGCGGACGCTGTCCTTCCGTGAGTCGGTCGGCGACTACCAGAGGCAGCTGTTCCTGATGGACCACGCGGGTCTGCCCCTGAAGACCGTCCTGGAGCAGATCGACATCCTCGGCGAAGAGGTGGTGCCCGTGCTGCGGAAGGAGTTCGCGATCGGCCGCCCGGCCGACGTGCCGGACGCTCCCACCCACGAGTCGCTGCGGACCGTTCAGGAGGTGTCCGCCGCATGA
- a CDS encoding FMN reductase codes for MNLVAVSAGLSTPSSTRLLADRLAESARADLAARGHDVRVDVIELRELAVAVANNLVTGFPSPQLAAAIDTVTGAHGLIAVTPVFTASYSGLFKSFFDLIDPDALTGKPVLVAATGGTARHSLVLEHALRPLFAYLRATVVPTAVYAASEDWGSGGDEYTEGLPARIRRAGGELAALMAARPVEETPEDDITVLERQLSDLRFD; via the coding sequence ATGAACCTCGTCGCCGTGTCCGCGGGGCTGAGCACCCCGTCCTCCACACGCCTGCTCGCCGACCGTCTCGCCGAGTCGGCCCGCGCCGACCTCGCCGCCCGGGGTCATGACGTGCGGGTCGACGTCATCGAGCTGCGGGAACTGGCAGTCGCCGTGGCCAACAACCTCGTGACGGGTTTCCCGTCGCCCCAGCTGGCCGCCGCCATCGACACGGTGACGGGCGCCCACGGCCTGATCGCCGTGACTCCCGTGTTCACCGCCTCCTACAGCGGGCTGTTCAAGTCCTTCTTCGATCTGATCGACCCGGACGCCCTCACCGGGAAGCCGGTCCTTGTCGCGGCGACGGGAGGCACGGCCCGCCACTCCCTGGTCCTTGAGCACGCCCTGCGCCCGCTCTTCGCCTACCTGCGCGCCACTGTCGTGCCCACCGCGGTGTACGCGGCGTCCGAAGACTGGGGATCCGGCGGGGACGAGTACACCGAGGGCCTGCCCGCACGCATACGGCGGGCGGGCGGCGAGCTGGCCGCTCTGATGGCCGCCCGCCCGGTCGAGGAGACGCCCGAGGACGACATCACCGTGCTCGAACGGCAGCTCTCCGACCTGCGCTTCGACTGA
- a CDS encoding AAA family ATPase has protein sequence MAVTPLVGRQAEISQVLDIVEAGHGEPQTLLLLGEVGTGKSRLLAAAADHARDNGMLVLASQGSEAESRQSFASLHQLLLPLLPDVGTLSDHLRGALETAFGIAPAEGPLDPMPLHMAVLTLLTEVSRRQRILLAVDDVQHFDRDSLDILGFVMRRIGAQAVPVLLAARGQTPPDGVAADLPTLRLGPLTERAAAELLDAQRQVPTGRTRIELLRQARGNPLAVIELCRAAGTGGTGALPGSGLPQTERIQALYASRLRGLPETTQRLILYAAASEYEDLGTIMAAADAGPDLGAWAPAEEAGLVTVVDGRVVFRHPLARAGSYHGAPVHLRQQAHRDLAAALAADPARRAWHLAAACLGQDESVAAALEDTAELAERRGGIFAAAQALERAAECSPTTEGRARRYARALHAANSVGDPTWVGELYNEVTALTEDPDLLCLAACGAGMSLSLLGHQRQAFQVVMSRLEPDLPRESATVLALVSTLQSVAFQSGLPELRRPVAALLDGIETGNSDTPYFEPATAGASDAVRAVTLAGADPSDAPELLSRLRRRPGTSEPTAGAAELTRLLALGGISWYADESDLSVESFRQAYAMLSAYGSLGPAATTLAAMGSALIDTGRWTEADTLLEKSATLAAVHKLRHLEIDVAALRTTLRALRGQAVDTPSDPAWTTVVLEENRATHARLLRAAGTGAAAVGDFDGAFRHFRALFGQDGEPVHFFLSRHSVADLAASAQRTGRQKETARIVEAVRAAIGPQPTTRMTLLLHHATALTGEPKDAEHHFRLATVNPVGDQWPLARARARLHYAQWLRRRRRPLDARPLLATALESFTRLGASGLAEEARVELRASGVATAPTQADPLAELTAQQREIVRLAARGLRNREIAEQLMLSPRTVSSHLYNVYPKLGVSSRNQLRGLFEDW, from the coding sequence GTGGCCGTCACACCACTGGTCGGCCGGCAGGCCGAGATCTCTCAGGTCCTGGACATCGTCGAGGCGGGGCACGGCGAACCGCAGACGCTGCTGCTGCTCGGTGAGGTCGGCACCGGCAAGTCGAGGCTGCTGGCGGCAGCCGCCGACCACGCGCGGGACAACGGAATGCTCGTGCTGGCGTCCCAGGGCAGCGAGGCGGAATCGCGGCAGTCCTTCGCGTCCTTGCATCAGTTGCTTCTCCCTCTCCTGCCCGATGTCGGCACGCTTTCCGACCATCTGCGAGGAGCGCTCGAAACTGCGTTCGGTATCGCTCCCGCCGAGGGACCGCTCGACCCGATGCCGCTGCATATGGCGGTCCTGACGCTGCTGACCGAGGTCTCCCGCCGGCAGCGCATTCTGCTGGCCGTCGATGACGTCCAGCACTTCGATCGCGACTCGCTCGACATTCTGGGCTTCGTGATGCGCCGTATCGGGGCGCAGGCTGTGCCGGTGCTGCTGGCGGCACGCGGGCAGACTCCCCCGGACGGCGTCGCGGCGGATCTTCCCACTCTGCGCCTGGGGCCGCTGACCGAACGGGCAGCGGCCGAACTCCTGGACGCCCAGCGACAGGTGCCCACCGGCCGGACACGGATCGAGCTGCTGCGTCAGGCCCGCGGAAATCCTCTGGCCGTCATCGAACTCTGCCGCGCGGCCGGAACAGGCGGTACGGGAGCACTGCCGGGCAGCGGGCTGCCGCAGACGGAACGCATCCAGGCGTTGTACGCCTCCCGCCTGCGCGGCCTCCCGGAGACGACCCAGCGGCTGATCCTGTACGCCGCGGCGTCGGAGTACGAAGACCTCGGCACGATCATGGCCGCCGCCGACGCGGGGCCGGATCTCGGGGCATGGGCCCCGGCCGAGGAGGCCGGCCTCGTGACCGTGGTGGACGGGCGAGTGGTCTTCCGGCATCCGTTGGCGCGCGCGGGCTCCTACCACGGAGCTCCGGTCCATCTCCGGCAGCAGGCCCACAGGGACCTGGCGGCGGCCCTCGCGGCCGATCCCGCCCGCCGGGCCTGGCACCTGGCCGCCGCATGCCTCGGCCAGGACGAGTCCGTGGCGGCGGCCCTGGAGGACACCGCCGAGCTCGCCGAGCGGCGCGGCGGCATCTTCGCGGCGGCACAGGCGCTGGAACGGGCCGCCGAGTGCAGCCCGACGACCGAGGGCCGGGCGCGCCGGTATGCCAGGGCTCTCCATGCCGCCAACAGCGTCGGTGACCCTACGTGGGTAGGCGAGCTCTACAACGAGGTCACTGCGCTGACCGAGGACCCGGACCTGCTGTGCCTCGCGGCCTGCGGCGCAGGCATGTCCCTGTCGCTGCTCGGCCACCAGCGGCAGGCGTTCCAGGTGGTGATGAGCAGGCTGGAGCCGGACCTGCCCCGGGAAAGTGCGACCGTGCTGGCTCTGGTGTCCACGCTCCAGTCGGTGGCGTTCCAGTCGGGTCTGCCGGAGCTCAGACGTCCGGTCGCAGCTCTCCTGGACGGGATCGAGACCGGGAACAGTGATACGCCCTACTTCGAGCCGGCGACGGCCGGTGCCTCCGACGCGGTACGGGCCGTGACCCTGGCCGGAGCCGACCCGTCCGACGCCCCCGAGCTGCTGAGCCGTCTGCGCCGACGCCCGGGCACGTCTGAGCCGACGGCGGGAGCCGCGGAGTTGACCCGGCTGCTCGCGCTCGGCGGCATCTCCTGGTACGCCGACGAGTCCGACCTGTCCGTGGAGTCCTTCCGGCAGGCGTACGCCATGCTGTCCGCGTACGGCTCCCTGGGCCCTGCCGCGACCACTCTCGCGGCGATGGGCTCGGCGCTGATCGACACCGGGCGGTGGACCGAGGCGGACACGCTTCTGGAGAAGTCCGCGACGCTGGCGGCCGTCCACAAGCTGAGGCATCTGGAGATCGACGTCGCGGCGCTGCGAACGACCCTGCGAGCCCTGCGCGGTCAGGCCGTCGACACACCGTCCGACCCCGCATGGACGACGGTGGTCCTGGAGGAGAACCGCGCCACGCACGCACGCCTGTTGCGTGCCGCCGGCACCGGTGCCGCGGCGGTCGGCGACTTCGACGGCGCGTTCCGTCACTTCCGGGCACTGTTCGGGCAGGACGGCGAACCTGTGCACTTCTTCCTGTCCCGCCACTCGGTCGCCGACCTCGCGGCGTCCGCCCAGCGGACGGGTCGGCAGAAGGAGACGGCACGCATCGTCGAGGCGGTGCGCGCCGCGATCGGGCCGCAGCCGACGACCCGGATGACCCTGTTGTTGCACCACGCCACCGCGCTGACCGGCGAGCCCAAGGACGCCGAACACCACTTCCGGCTCGCCACGGTCAACCCGGTGGGTGATCAGTGGCCGCTCGCCCGGGCACGGGCGAGGCTCCACTACGCGCAGTGGCTGCGTAGGCGGCGGCGCCCTCTGGACGCCCGTCCGCTCCTGGCCACGGCGCTGGAATCGTTCACCCGGCTGGGCGCGTCGGGCCTCGCCGAGGAGGCACGCGTGGAGCTGCGGGCCAGCGGCGTGGCCACCGCGCCCACCCAGGCCGACCCGCTGGCGGAGCTGACCGCCCAGCAGCGCGAGATCGTACGGCTGGCGGCACGGGGGCTACGCAACCGGGAGATCGCCGAGCAGCTGATGCTGTCCCCTCGTACGGTCAGTTCCCACCTCTACAACGTGTATCCGAAGCTGGGGGTCAGCAGCCGCAACCAGCTCCGCGGTCTCTTCGAAGATTGGTGA
- a CDS encoding alpha/beta hydrolase encodes MNSDSATDTGGHDRPAVVLDPLVQRLVDASAGPPYLHQLGPVDGRQALLEIQGHTLDDFDVDAEFRVAPVGPSGLVGFWMFRPTRPTGPLPVVVYMHGGRWMLGDARTHARLISELAATSAAAFVVPEYTRTPEARYPVALEESYAVLTWVVEQAAELALDDRRLAVAGDCAGATMATALTMLAKQRGGPRIRAQLLYYPMTDPHADTPSREQFESGYLLTRAAVEWYWRQYTDEESELAEPTASPLRASTADLAGLPPALIVSAEADVARDEGEQYARALRLAGVPVTAVRYLGTVHDFVSLNPLRNSPITRAAIRQGGRFLGEALSDRR; translated from the coding sequence GTGAACTCCGATTCCGCGACGGACACCGGCGGACACGACCGTCCTGCCGTCGTCCTCGACCCCCTCGTTCAGCGGCTCGTCGACGCCTCGGCCGGACCGCCCTATCTGCACCAGTTGGGCCCTGTCGACGGACGGCAGGCACTGCTGGAGATACAGGGCCACACGCTCGACGACTTCGACGTGGACGCCGAGTTCAGGGTGGCGCCTGTGGGTCCCTCCGGGCTCGTCGGCTTCTGGATGTTCCGGCCGACGCGGCCGACCGGTCCCCTTCCAGTGGTCGTGTACATGCACGGCGGTCGGTGGATGCTCGGCGACGCCCGGACCCACGCACGGCTGATCAGCGAGCTGGCAGCCACCAGTGCCGCCGCCTTCGTGGTGCCCGAGTACACCCGCACCCCGGAAGCCCGGTATCCGGTCGCGCTGGAGGAGTCGTACGCGGTACTGACGTGGGTGGTCGAGCAGGCTGCCGAACTGGCCCTGGACGACCGGAGGCTCGCGGTGGCCGGTGACTGCGCCGGCGCGACCATGGCCACGGCGCTCACGATGTTGGCCAAGCAGCGCGGCGGCCCCCGCATCCGGGCGCAGTTGCTCTACTACCCGATGACCGACCCGCATGCCGACACCCCGTCGCGAGAACAGTTCGAGTCCGGCTATCTCCTGACGCGCGCGGCCGTCGAGTGGTACTGGCGTCAGTACACCGACGAGGAGAGTGAGCTCGCCGAGCCCACGGCCTCGCCGCTGCGGGCAAGCACGGCCGACCTCGCGGGACTGCCTCCCGCCCTGATCGTGTCGGCGGAAGCGGACGTCGCACGGGACGAGGGCGAACAGTACGCCCGCGCGCTGCGGCTGGCAGGCGTGCCCGTGACCGCAGTTCGCTATCTGGGAACGGTGCACGACTTCGTCTCCCTGAACCCCTTGCGGAACAGCCCGATCACGCGGGCCGCGATCAGGCAGGGCGGCCGCTTCCTCGGAGAAGCCCTGTCCGACCGGCGCTGA
- a CDS encoding helix-turn-helix domain-containing protein, giving the protein MAKSVMSRVPEMAEPNNPSSVRCVEYGCIQIVSTVPDGRDDEFLYLGMIARGAVAITGDGDEVFLEPSDIVFCDPARRRFRQFGDDCRMTVFRIPRCYLGISASDLDRVVGVVVPGGDGMGALTSDFLSALAAEAEFHGSLIGDRLARSAVDLIAVLVMALLQDTGNEDASDTSKAGSVMLCRIRTFIEEHLTDPDLSPESIARAQHISVRYLHKLFKNEGTTVSLWVRQRRLDSCRHELGRMSNRRTTVAAVAHRWGFTSPSHFSRAFRDAYGISPSEWRALAA; this is encoded by the coding sequence ATGGCCAAGTCAGTGATGTCACGCGTCCCCGAAATGGCGGAACCGAACAATCCCTCTTCCGTCCGCTGTGTTGAATACGGATGCATCCAGATCGTTTCTACGGTGCCGGACGGGAGGGACGATGAATTCCTGTACCTGGGAATGATTGCCCGCGGGGCGGTCGCGATCACGGGGGACGGGGACGAGGTCTTCCTGGAGCCGAGCGACATCGTCTTCTGCGATCCGGCTCGGCGCCGCTTCCGGCAGTTCGGCGACGACTGCCGGATGACGGTTTTCCGTATACCTCGCTGCTACCTGGGGATTTCGGCGTCGGACCTGGACCGCGTCGTGGGGGTGGTTGTGCCGGGCGGCGACGGAATGGGCGCGCTGACATCGGACTTCCTGTCCGCGCTCGCCGCCGAGGCGGAGTTCCACGGTTCGTTGATCGGGGACCGGCTCGCGCGCAGTGCCGTGGATCTCATCGCCGTACTCGTCATGGCACTTCTTCAGGACACGGGGAATGAGGATGCATCCGACACATCGAAGGCCGGCAGCGTGATGCTGTGCCGGATCCGCACCTTCATCGAAGAGCATCTGACGGACCCGGACTTGTCACCGGAATCGATTGCGCGCGCGCAGCACATCTCCGTCCGTTACCTGCACAAGCTCTTCAAGAATGAGGGCACCACGGTGAGCCTGTGGGTGCGGCAGCGGAGGCTTGACTCCTGCAGGCACGAGTTGGGCCGGATGTCCAACCGGAGGACCACGGTGGCCGCTGTGGCGCATCGCTGGGGTTTCACCAGCCCGTCGCATTTCAGCCGGGCCTTCCGGGACGCCTACGGCATTTCCCCCAGCGAATGGCGGGCACTGGCAGCGTAA
- a CDS encoding helix-turn-helix domain-containing protein, translating into MPVVLSTTPLSPSERADCWHEAVSNTFIPLGVKLLEHEPSAGTISSERFGSLQMAVVRAGPQVVTRTPRLISRDGEEWITVALQHSGSAVLEQDGRQVLLRPGDFAMSDSGRPFRKALPEEFGFTAFHLPRKDLRVPEQDLRALTSTVFPSNGSSSGLVATYLTRLARGMGTFDVSVRRRLGTIATDLLALLVQERSGKLNPQVPDSANAVLALIKEYIVRNLYDPRLSPEVVAAAHHVSVRCLHKLFEHEETTVSRWIRQQRLERCRRDLSQAAGMTSTVAAVALRWGFVSPSHFSRVFRAAYGVSPREWQMAEQTRRGGPKQKRGKLVPSMTGSERRGEEAAEAA; encoded by the coding sequence ATGCCTGTCGTTCTCTCGACCACGCCGCTGTCTCCGTCCGAGCGGGCGGATTGTTGGCACGAAGCGGTCTCGAACACGTTCATACCGCTCGGGGTGAAGCTACTGGAGCATGAACCCTCGGCGGGGACGATATCGAGCGAGCGGTTCGGTTCGCTGCAGATGGCCGTGGTACGGGCAGGCCCACAGGTGGTCACGCGCACTCCACGCCTGATCTCCAGGGACGGCGAGGAGTGGATCACCGTCGCACTTCAGCACAGCGGGAGCGCCGTGCTCGAACAGGACGGCAGACAAGTTCTCCTGCGGCCGGGTGATTTCGCCATGTCCGACTCCGGCCGGCCCTTCCGGAAGGCACTGCCGGAGGAGTTCGGTTTCACAGCATTCCACCTGCCCCGTAAGGATCTTCGAGTCCCTGAGCAGGACCTGCGGGCGCTGACCTCCACCGTCTTCCCCAGCAACGGAAGCAGCAGCGGACTGGTGGCAACGTACCTGACACGCCTGGCTCGGGGTATGGGGACCTTCGATGTGTCTGTCCGACGCAGGCTGGGCACCATCGCGACGGACCTCCTGGCCTTGCTCGTCCAGGAGCGGTCCGGAAAGCTGAATCCGCAGGTGCCGGACTCGGCCAACGCCGTGCTGGCGCTGATCAAGGAATACATCGTTCGGAATCTGTACGATCCCAGGCTGTCACCGGAGGTGGTCGCGGCCGCGCACCACGTCTCGGTCCGGTGTCTCCACAAGCTCTTCGAGCATGAAGAGACCACTGTGAGCCGCTGGATCCGGCAGCAACGACTGGAGCGTTGCAGGCGGGATCTGTCGCAGGCGGCGGGTATGACCTCCACTGTGGCGGCGGTCGCCCTGCGCTGGGGCTTCGTGAGCCCCAGCCACTTCAGCCGCGTCTTCCGCGCCGCTTATGGTGTGTCGCCCCGCGAATGGCAGATGGCCGAGCAGACGCGTCGAGGCGGCCCGAAGCAGAAGCGCGGGAAGCTCGTGCCGTCGATGACGGGCTCGGAACGGCGGGGTGAAGAGGCCGCCGAGGCAGCCTGA
- a CDS encoding carbohydrate ABC transporter permease, with amino-acid sequence MKRATKRGWPSTIIGIVLLALMLFPVYWMVNASLQPTGLPLQGDWFPFHPDFGGYATALRDQGDNLATSLVVSLGSVALSLGLAAPAAYALAQFPVRGTDLVLFGILITQMVPSIAVANALYVAYNDLGLLNSYLGLILADSTAGAPFAIILLRSSMQGIPREIIEAARVDGAGRLRVLRAVVLPVSANSLITAALFTFLFTWSDFLFALTLNTTDTVQPITLGIYQYVGAHTNQWNAIMATAVLASVPAAVLLVVAQRHVAAGAADGAIK; translated from the coding sequence ATGAAGCGCGCAACCAAACGTGGCTGGCCGTCCACAATCATCGGGATCGTCCTGCTCGCACTCATGCTGTTTCCCGTCTACTGGATGGTGAATGCCTCCCTCCAACCCACCGGACTCCCCCTGCAGGGAGACTGGTTCCCCTTCCACCCGGACTTCGGCGGATACGCCACTGCACTGCGCGATCAGGGGGACAATCTCGCCACCAGCCTCGTCGTGTCTCTGGGTAGCGTTGCGCTCAGCCTCGGGCTCGCCGCCCCTGCGGCCTACGCGCTGGCCCAGTTCCCCGTCCGAGGGACCGACCTCGTGCTCTTCGGCATCCTGATCACACAGATGGTGCCGAGCATCGCCGTCGCCAATGCCCTCTACGTCGCTTACAACGACCTGGGACTCCTGAACTCCTACCTCGGGCTGATCCTCGCGGACTCCACCGCCGGGGCCCCCTTCGCGATCATCCTTCTGCGGTCGTCCATGCAGGGCATTCCCCGGGAGATCATCGAGGCCGCGCGAGTGGACGGTGCCGGGAGGCTGCGCGTCCTGCGCGCCGTGGTGCTCCCGGTGAGCGCGAACTCATTGATCACTGCCGCCCTCTTCACCTTCCTCTTCACCTGGAGCGACTTCCTCTTCGCGCTCACTCTGAACACCACGGATACCGTGCAGCCGATCACCCTGGGCATCTACCAATACGTCGGCGCTCACACGAACCAGTGGAACGCCATCATGGCCACCGCGGTTCTGGCATCTGTCCCGGCGGCCGTGCTGCTCGTCGTCGCTCAGCGTCACGTCGCCGCCGGCGCCGCCGACGGAGCCATCAAGTAG